In the genome of Fusarium poae strain DAOMC 252244 chromosome 1, whole genome shotgun sequence, the window TAACCCTCAGCACGAGATCTGAACAGTGCGTGCATTTAACTGAAATCGTGTCAATTTAGCGTCTTCATCTCGGGTGCTTTTCATCCCCGTCCGCCAGGGACGGGGAGGCTAGTGTAGGAACCGCACAGTAGTTTGCCTGCTTGCTTGCCAACTCCGGCGCTGTTTCCGGGTATGTGTTAGGTGGGACCTGTCAATATTGTGATAACAAGAGGTCAAGGATCCGAGTTTTGGAACCTGCTTTGCTTGTGTACTTAGGAAAACGCTGTTCTTCCCAAGGGGCAAGCTATCAAACTTGGAGGACAACCCCATCGAGTTCCTCACAAGGGGGAGACAACAACGGAAGCATGTATCCTATTGTGACTTGGATTCTCAAAGGGCGAGGCGTTATCTGTACAAGGCTGAGATAAAGCATGCCGGTTTGCGCCACGTTGACTAACTCAATTGCCGACTATTTATCTGGTGGTTGCGTTGACAATCAATCACAATGATGCTTGTTACTGCTAGTAGCCTGTCTCGGTTGGGCAATCTGTATTTTGGACAGGACAGTGATAGACCCCCAGTATGAACTCTAGCCTCTTGAAAACAAATATTGCCAGCCAGTAACTCGTCGTGCCAAAATGATGGTTGAAAAGTCCAGGGATCTGACACAACGCTGTCCGGCCGAGACAGCCAAAAATCTAGATCAAGCGACGACACATTAACAAGAAACTCCCCAAAGTCCAGAAGGGCCTTTCGCATACCAAATCGTCGACCACATCATTGTGGAAATACAGATACGCACAAAAAACGTAAACAGTCATCGCCCTGGAGCTGGTAGACTTTACTACAAGCTGGCAATTTCCACCTGAATGACCTGTCATGTTTTATTGACGCTTTCCCTTTGTCGGCCAGTTGTCTGAGTCACGCTCACTTTCTTGATTTGCGTTGCATACCTTGGCACGTAAAGGAGCCAATCTTGCAACGGCGATGATAGCTGTGTCTCAGTTTCCTGGTGGGCACTGCTACTATCTAGCGATGTTGAGAAAATGCTATAGCATAGAGGCCCAAAATAGCACCTAATTGAGAAATGGCACCGTGAGATTTAGCAGCCGCCGAGGTGCGTAAGGAATCATCTGATGTACTATATTTTGAAAAGTCTGCCGATCTGATAGAGAAGACCCACTTCACATACCTATTCAACGACGCCATTGCGTGTGTTCTTTACTCAATTTCTCATACAAGTTGCATTCGTCACAGTTGAAAGTAGAAGAAGCGCTTAGAATCGGCCCTTGAGGAAAAGTCTATGCTTCTTCGAGGCCTCAAAGGCGAGGGTTAACTACTTTCTTCATTCGTCGCCCTTCCTTCACCACCCCTGATGCAGAAACCTATGTTTGGACTCAAAAGTCATGGCTCATGGCTCAGTTGAAGCTGGAATGATCTCAGCAGAGTTGGCACAAGGCTCAACAGCAACTGGACTCTCTGGCTCTCTGGCTCTCTGGCTCTCTGGCTCTCTGGCTCTCTTTGTGTGTGggtctctctctcttcttaCTTATCAATTCTCAATGTCGTGCCACTCGATAATATTCTGGTTGTCATGGGTACAGTGAGCCTGTGAAAGTGCAAATTCAACATTTGAGATTTGTGTGCGTGTTCAAGGCGACTGACAATAAAGTTCAGTACGCATCGACGACTTTTGATGACCACTATCCGGAAAACAGGAGTTTTGACAATTGGGAGACTGATAGCCAGTCTTCGGACTAGACTGAAAATTCCGTGTGGTCTGGGGCTTTTTGCTTTCTCGTCTTTGGATTGCTTCTGCTCACTGTGTGTATCGCTTCTTTATCGTAGTTCTCGCTGTTTCTTAGCATCTTCAGCTTGTTTGTGCTTTGGCATAGAGGCTTCGAAAGCACTTCCTAAGAGTATGTTTGGACGTGGTTGGTAATGTTTGTCTTTTGATCTGGATGaaggagagggagaagaagaagagtttgCTATTGATCATGGCgatgagaaaagaaagagtaAACATGGGGAGGGAGAGACGGGTGAAGAGGCAAAGCTATTACTAGTAGTGAGGAAGGTACGCCTGTCAGAAGCTGCAGCTAAACCTCATTGCAAGAGTCACAGGCTCACTTGCCTTGGGTTTTAGGGAAGTCGTAGAATGTTATTTTAGACcgggcaggcaggcaggtacCTAGCATAATCCTTTCCCTACCATCGCGGGTTGGGGGGGGGTTTAAACATGCCTAGATGACAATTTAAGGCTGTTGACTGGGTGTTAAAGGTACATACAAGATATCAGAATTTAATACACCATATAGGTACTGCCAACATGGTGTCGACAGCCTAATTTTGTCATCTGGGCATGTTTAAAAACCCCCCTCTTCCCCTATGGTAAGATATCAAGCATCTGCTGTCAGACGACCATCTGAGGCCTTCAAGATAtctcctacctacctactaatctGTATAGAAGCGGAACATGAGCGGAATGTGTTTACGGAAAGTGCATCCGACGGACCGCAACAGCGAAGCTGGAACCCTCCCCCCCCGACAATTGCCCCAACGAGCATAGCGTGCTGAAATAAGCATCGCATCCACCAAAACCCCGCGTTATCACCATCATCCTCGCTGGAACAATTTCCATTTACAGGTCTACAAGGCGCAAACAAGACATTTATTATTTATCCGTTCCACCCGCAGATCCTTGCCTGTGGACTGATAAATATCGCCAAGAAGGTCGGGAAAAGCTtgatttcttttcttccatcGTCTTGCTTACAGTAGATATCATTCATCAGTCATGTCGACAACAATCACACAAACTCAGGAGTCGATTGAGCTCACAACTCTACATGAACGTAGAAAAGACACCGTTGAGGAGCAGCCTTCTTTACCGCCTGACGATGTACCTCCTCCATATGCGCAGACACAGGCACAGAGGTGGAACTATCCCAAAGGGAACATGCCAAAGCTCGGGTTTGCTTTCTTGTCATTTATCATCGCTGGTATGAACGATGCAGCCGTTGGTGTACGTATCTCTCAAACCCCTTGATTGAACTGTACTGACTATCACAGGCTTTGATCCCATATGTATGTCAACTCGTGAATGCATCAAAACCATCTGACATAAACAACAGCTCGAAAGATATTACGATCTAAGCTACACAATCATCTCCCTCATCTTCCTCACTCCCTTCGCCGGCTACTCAGTCGCCGCTTTCACTAATGCACGAATCCATATGCGTTTTGGCCAGCGCGGTGTCGCTATCATGGCACCCATCTGTCATCTCATCACCTTTGTCGCCCTGGCTCTGCACCCTCCGTACCCGGTTCTTGTTGTCTGCAATATCTTTAGCGGGTTTGGAAACGGTCTCACGGATGCGTGCTTTTGCGCATGGGTGGGTGCCATGGACAAGGCCAATACCGTGCAGGGCTTCTTGCACGCTTCGTATTCCCTTGGGGCGCTGTTCTCACCGCTTATTGCCACATCAATGGTTGTTTCTTATGACCTGCCCTGGTATACCTTTTATTATGTCATGGTGAGTACTTTTTGATCCAAGTCAAGTACTAAACTGATATCTGGTAGATCGGAATTACTGTGGTGGAATGGATTGGTCTCACTGTTTCATTCTGGCAAAAGACTGGCGCTGTTTATCAGCTCGAGCACGTCAATGAATCAGAAGATAGTGGCGCTGGAACAAGAGAGGCCCTCAAGTCCAAAGTCACATGGCTCTGCTCGTTGTTCTTCTTTGCGTACATGGGAGTCGAAGGTAAGTCATTCATCTTTCCCTAATCTTGGAACActactaattatatatctaCAGTCGGTCTAGGTGGATGGATCGTCACATTCATGCTACGCGTACGGAAAGCCTCAGCATATGCATCTGGTGCATCTGGCACTGGATTCTGGGCAGGCATGGCTCTCGGACGTGCATGTCTAGGTTTTGTGACAGAGCGTTTCGGTGAGAGACTATGTCTATCTATTTACCTCGTAATTTGTATCGGCTTACAACTTCTATTCTGGTTGGTTCCTCGGTTCATAGTCTCGGCCATTGCTGTCGCCTTTTTAGGCTTCTTTTTGGGGCCCATGTTTCCTGGGGCGGTCATGGTGACTGCTAAGCTTCTACCAGCTAAGATCCATGTGTCTGCTATTGGATTTGCTATGGCTATTGGTGGTACCGGTGGTACCATCTTTCCATTTGCGATTGGAGCTATTGCGAATTCCAAGGGTGTTGGTGTTTTACAGCCTATCATTCTTGCATTGATCactgttgttgctggtgtttGGTTGAGTTTCCCTAGGATTCAGAAGAAGGATTGAATGGGATAAGGTATATAGCTGGACAATCATCTGTGTTGAGTTTTGTCATGATAATGTAGCCTGGATATCACATCTCGATGAGAAATTGGTAGACATGCGTTGGAGTAGCTGCGCGATAGTAATGTCCGACAAATAATTCCATCAACTCAGTAACAAGACATGGATATTAAGAAACTAGATATCCGACATGCGATTTCAAGACTCGGAGAACAATGAGCGTCAGAAGAGATGATACACATTCTCTTCGTTCTTCTCCATTTACCCCAGACTCTTGAATCATTGCAGACGTCCTTCCACTCGGCGAGAAGCCCGACATTAGCGTTAGGGAAGTCTTCTGACCAATACCACATCGTCTAAACCTCATTTCTATGGGTCTACCCCGGCCAGAAATACCCTGTAAAGTAGTCGCTACAGCGGACAGTCGCTCAAGATTAGGCTATTCAGATACGGCATTCTCTCAACAGACTCCATCGGCCGAATGCCCGAGTCTACATAAAACATAGGTAGATCTGATGATTTATCTCATCTCATACATCTTCAACTCCATTCAACCGCCTGTGAACCTCATTCTAACCTCTTACCTTATACCAATTCTATTTTCAGTCAAAATGGCCAAACCAATTGTCCTCCAGCTCGGCGACGATATAAAATGGAACCACGATCTGTACAGCACCTTCAAATCCAACTTTGACATCAAGCGGTCGCATAGCATGCCTCGGGCTGAATTCATCCAAGCTCTCAAGAACAAAACATTTGGCGACTTTTTTGCTATTTACAGACCATTCTGGAACACAGGCGGTGAGATGGGCAATTGGGATGAGGAATTGATTTCTCTGCTGCCCACCTCGTGCAAAGTCTATGCCAGCGCTGGAGCAGGCTTTGACTGGGTTGATACTGCTACCCTTGCCAAGAGAGGTATGTATACACACCAGGACATGCTTGGACAGATATTAACTTGTATAGGCATCACATATTGCAACGCCGCAGCTGCTTGTACAGAGTCTGTAGCAGACGCCGCCATCTGGCTCATCATCTCCGTCTTCCGCCAACTAAGCTGGTCCAGCATCGCTGCTCGCTCCGGCTCAAGCGAGCAGTTCCTAGATGCCCAACGCAATCTTGCACCTGTATCTCGTAATCCTCGCGGTTTTAGTCTCGGCATCATCGGCTTCGGCCGAATTGGTCAACGTATCGCAGAAAAGGCCTACAAGGCACTTGACATGAAGATCCTCTACAACGATGTAGTCCAAATGCCCAGAAGTATCGAGGGACCCGTCGGAGCAGTCTATCACAAGTCGGCAGACACTCTGCTCGCAGAAGCAGACTGCGTTCTTGTCGCGACACCCTTTGCAGGTGAGGCCTTACTCAACAAGGAGGGTCtggcaaagatgaagaaggggGCCAAGCTGGTCAACATCGCACGTGGAAAACTCATCAACGAGGCGGATCTTGTAGAGGCTCTTCAGAGTGGACATCTTTCAGGCGCAGGACTGGATGTTTTTGAGCACGAGCCTGTCATCAGCCCTGAGTTGATCAAGATGAAGAACGTGGAGCTACTGTCGCACAACGCGGGTGCGTCCTTGGATTCACATGTTGGATTCGAGAAGCTGGGTATGGAGAATATTCTATCATTTCATAAGACGGGCAAGGCTATTTCACCCGTCAATGCTCATCTGATCAAACAGAGCAAGTTGTAATATCTAAGAATTGAAGTTTGGTTTAGGTTTGTTAGCAAAAGCAATGTTAATCTTGGCAAAGGTGGCGATGTTAGCTCCGGGTTCATTCGACTTTGTTACGTGTTAACTGATgcttatcttattaagtgaTAGTAGGATCGCAAGCACAGGCCAATTGATGTCGTGGGATCATCAACGCATGAATACGTGCGTTTAGCGGCTGACAGTCTGAAACGCAGCACAATTCAGGTTCGATCCTACAAACGACGAGATGATTATTGTATTCATATTTCATCCTTTTAGAAGATTAACCAGTGTATAGAACTAACCATTACGAAACAATTAAAGTATGCAATCGCATGTCACTCCTTGGTTGAGGTGTTGTTTATTGGACATCTAACCGCCGCCAGTCCTATATCAAACCTGTATTAATGCTCAACTATCAATAAAGACTCATTGAAACAATCCATCCCCTCGGAGAAAACAAACCGGGGATTCGGTCCGTTGACTGGTCCTAGGACGAGATGAAAGGAGCATGGACTCTTGATCCTCCAAAACAAAAGTGTTTGAGTTTTCATAGGACCCTTGTTTCAAACCCATCCTAGCTCCTCCACCAACTGACGAATCAACTCACATAGCGCACATACTGAGCCTCTTCCCTCAAATATATGTCAAACATTTTCGATACTCCCTATTTATTTCATGCATCTTTACCATAACTTCTCCATTTTCAGTTTGCTTCATCCCTGATGAACATCAGATTGTCCCTGTGAATCCTTTGTTTCGTGAAACACTTAATGATTGTGAATTCGTAGTTATATAACAGTCTGGTCAACCACAATGCCGTTCCACTCTGTAAAGCTCAGTTTCGTTTCTTTTCATTCATTCCTTTAACCATTTTTTTTAAAAGTCATTCTTTGACAGAATGCGTTCATTCCTTTTCTTGGCTGGCCTTATTGGCACAGTTCTATCCGCTCCTTTGCAATCTTCGTCGCTCCTTCGTCGTCACGATACAACACCCGAGGGATTCCTCAAAGTGAACCCCGGAAAGATTCAAATATCAGATGACAATTTACTCAGCGGTACATACCCAAACAACAAAACTCGCGTTCTTACTCGCCGTGCCGAACCTGCTTCGCTACCACTGAAGCTGGTGAATAACTTCAGTGGCGGCAACGTGAGAGCCTACATCTCAGGGCTGGACTCTGATGGCACTGTTGTTTTCATCGGAGCTGATGGAAGCCTCGTATATCCTAAATCAGGCGGGGCGAAAGAACCCGTGGAGATCAAGGACAACATCGCCATCCCTCTTCCACCACAGGGCCAGACACTAGACTTTACGATTCCCATATCCATGAGCTCCGGTCGCGTTTACTTCGCCAACGATGATCTTCACTTCTTTGTGGTAGATATCGGAAGTGGTGACGGCCTCGTTCAGCCTTCTGTTACGAACCTTCAAGATCCAAGTGCAGGCG includes:
- a CDS encoding hypothetical protein (TransMembrane:12 (i58-82o88-110i122-140o146-169i181-204o210-231i261-283o295-315i327-346o352-375i387-409o415-435i)), which produces MSTTITQTQESIELTTLHERRKDTVEEQPSLPPDDVPPPYAQTQAQRWNYPKGNMPKLGFAFLSFIIAGMNDAAVGALIPYLERYYDLSYTIISLIFLTPFAGYSVAAFTNARIHMRFGQRGVAIMAPICHLITFVALALHPPYPVLVVCNIFSGFGNGLTDACFCAWVGAMDKANTVQGFLHASYSLGALFSPLIATSMVVSYDLPWYTFYYVMIGITVVEWIGLTVSFWQKTGAVYQLEHVNESEDSGAGTREALKSKVTWLCSLFFFAYMGVEVGLGGWIVTFMLRVRKASAYASGASGTGFWAGMALGRACLGFVTERFGERLCLSIYLVICIGLQLLFWLVPRFIVSAIAVAFLGFFLGPMFPGAVMVTAKLLPAKIHVSAIGFAMAIGGTGGTIFPFAIGAIANSKGVGVLQPIILALITVVAGVWLSFPRIQKKD